The Fibrobacter sp. UWB5 genome has a window encoding:
- the fabZ gene encoding 3-hydroxyacyl-ACP dehydratase FabZ produces MMNIYEISEKIAQRPPFQMIEKVTELVPNESAVGIKNVSVNEPYFTGHFPGTPIMPGVLIVESCAQLCSLVIEKPAEDLEKNLYVLLKIDGFKFVKPVIPGDQLEISVKKTKEGGVLVGFDCIVKVNGNVHAKGALTFTSIPKESLGK; encoded by the coding sequence ATGATGAATATTTACGAAATCAGCGAAAAGATTGCTCAGCGTCCGCCGTTCCAGATGATCGAAAAGGTCACGGAACTGGTGCCGAATGAATCTGCCGTGGGCATCAAGAATGTGAGTGTGAACGAGCCGTACTTTACCGGTCACTTTCCGGGCACCCCGATTATGCCGGGCGTGCTCATTGTGGAAAGCTGCGCTCAGCTCTGCTCGCTCGTGATTGAAAAGCCTGCCGAAGATTTGGAAAAGAATCTCTATGTGCTTTTGAAGATTGACGGATTCAAGTTCGTGAAGCCGGTGATTCCGGGCGACCAGCTTGAAATCTCTGTCAAGAAGACGAAGGAAGGCGGCGTGTTGGTCGGTTTTGACTGCATCGTGAAAGTGAACGGCAACGTTCATGCCAAGGGCGCCTTGACGTTCACAAGCATCCCGAAGGAAAGTTTAGGAAAGTAA
- a CDS encoding beta-ketoacyl-[acyl-carrier-protein] synthase family protein, translating to MTPNDKRCVVTGLGVICAVGNNVEETWKSALESVSGIHKTTSVDTVNCYADLAAEVKCDTLDEIDAPEEKDRVSKLCIKAANEALADAGLKNFGDDQRVSVVIGSCVGGVLSIEQYHQHGRDASEIAKMPIASIASQVAETCGAGGIVTNVANACAAGTISIAVACDLIRAGKADVVIAGGADSFASVPYSGFLSLHALDENGCSPFNRCNGITLGEGAGIVIVESYEHAQKRSAKQYCEVLGSGVTSDANHITAPREDGLCLKEAINRSVKNSGIAKTDIGYINAHGTGTGKNDNAEMTAFKAYFGEENPTVSVSSTKVLTGHCLGAAGAIEAVFSIKALTTDTVLPTFPYSEEQSAALKEKVGDMDFVQNKARHKELKCVLSNNVAFGGTNAAIVFSKEAGNVSAQSAAGKKIAVTGLGIVSPLGNSKTAYVEAVKAGKKPESASVRSTIALDDYKELGIKMAFYRKLDNLGQLQTVSGMRALQDANFKVSDQNAMDIGIIVGTSEGGLGATYDFEELIAELGNAGGSAFKFPHTVYNAAGGYLSICSGIKGYGVTITTGPLSGLDSIGYSMNVIHDGQEQAMMATGTDENLPIITEFAQKLGVAANDVVAPYANAEGFVVGDGSVSILLEEEEYAKARGAKVYCYALGFGHGRKNVKFGKLSGSDEALDKAIADALADAGITAADVDAVCGFANGCKKIDDIEKGALKRVFGEKLAAMPLFEVKERTGEGRAGSAALAAAEAALLLSGELANDNAYFVAADGSVSAKTAESANLKKILVISYATGGSYSAVVFGK from the coding sequence ATGACCCCTAATGACAAGCGTTGTGTAGTTACAGGTTTAGGCGTCATTTGTGCCGTCGGTAACAATGTCGAAGAAACTTGGAAGAGTGCCCTGGAATCGGTTTCCGGCATTCATAAGACCACTTCTGTTGATACGGTGAACTGCTATGCGGACTTGGCTGCCGAAGTCAAGTGCGACACCCTTGATGAAATTGACGCTCCCGAAGAAAAGGACCGCGTCTCGAAACTTTGCATCAAGGCTGCAAACGAAGCTTTGGCCGATGCAGGACTCAAGAACTTTGGCGATGACCAGCGCGTGAGCGTGGTGATCGGAAGTTGCGTGGGTGGCGTTCTTTCAATTGAACAGTATCATCAGCATGGTCGCGACGCTTCTGAAATTGCCAAGATGCCGATCGCTTCGATCGCCTCCCAGGTGGCCGAAACTTGTGGTGCTGGCGGTATTGTCACGAATGTGGCGAACGCTTGTGCTGCCGGTACGATTTCGATTGCGGTGGCTTGCGACTTGATTCGCGCCGGCAAGGCTGACGTTGTCATTGCGGGTGGTGCCGATTCTTTTGCCTCGGTGCCTTATTCCGGATTCCTTTCTCTGCATGCGCTTGATGAAAACGGCTGCTCTCCGTTCAACCGCTGCAACGGCATTACGCTCGGCGAAGGCGCCGGCATCGTGATTGTCGAATCTTACGAACATGCTCAAAAGCGCTCGGCCAAGCAGTATTGCGAAGTGCTCGGTTCTGGTGTCACCAGCGATGCAAACCACATTACCGCTCCGCGCGAAGATGGCCTTTGCCTTAAGGAAGCGATTAACCGCTCCGTCAAGAATTCCGGCATTGCAAAGACTGACATCGGTTACATCAATGCCCACGGTACGGGTACGGGCAAGAACGATAACGCCGAAATGACGGCCTTCAAGGCCTACTTTGGCGAAGAAAACCCGACGGTGAGCGTGAGCTCCACCAAGGTGCTTACGGGCCACTGCCTGGGTGCCGCTGGTGCCATCGAAGCCGTCTTTAGCATCAAGGCTCTTACCACCGATACGGTGCTTCCGACCTTCCCGTATAGCGAAGAACAGTCCGCCGCCCTCAAGGAAAAGGTCGGCGACATGGACTTTGTGCAGAACAAGGCCCGCCATAAGGAACTCAAGTGCGTGCTGAGCAACAATGTGGCATTCGGTGGTACGAATGCCGCAATCGTCTTCTCGAAGGAAGCGGGTAACGTGTCTGCCCAGAGTGCAGCAGGCAAGAAGATTGCCGTGACGGGTCTTGGAATTGTATCGCCGCTCGGCAACAGCAAGACCGCTTACGTCGAAGCCGTGAAGGCCGGCAAGAAGCCCGAGTCCGCCTCGGTGCGTTCGACAATCGCTCTTGACGACTACAAGGAACTTGGCATCAAGATGGCCTTCTACCGCAAGCTCGACAATTTGGGCCAGCTCCAGACGGTTTCGGGCATGCGTGCGCTGCAAGATGCAAACTTCAAGGTTTCCGATCAAAACGCTATGGATATCGGTATCATCGTGGGAACCAGCGAAGGCGGTCTTGGCGCCACTTACGATTTTGAAGAACTGATTGCTGAACTCGGCAATGCCGGCGGTTCCGCTTTCAAGTTCCCGCACACCGTTTACAACGCGGCTGGCGGTTACCTCTCTATTTGTTCGGGCATCAAGGGCTACGGTGTGACCATTACCACCGGTCCGCTTTCTGGCCTCGATAGCATCGGCTACTCCATGAACGTGATTCACGACGGTCAGGAACAGGCCATGATGGCTACCGGTACCGACGAAAACCTGCCGATTATTACGGAATTTGCCCAGAAACTTGGCGTGGCCGCAAACGACGTGGTCGCTCCTTACGCAAATGCCGAAGGCTTTGTGGTGGGCGACGGCTCCGTGTCGATTCTGCTCGAAGAAGAAGAATATGCCAAGGCCCGCGGCGCCAAGGTTTACTGCTACGCTCTCGGATTCGGCCATGGCCGCAAGAATGTGAAGTTCGGTAAGCTCTCGGGTTCTGACGAAGCTTTGGACAAGGCCATTGCCGATGCCCTGGCCGATGCCGGCATTACGGCAGCCGACGTGGATGCTGTTTGCGGTTTTGCCAACGGCTGCAAGAAGATTGACGACATTGAAAAGGGTGCCCTTAAGCGCGTGTTTGGCGAAAAGCTTGCCGCGATGCCGCTCTTCGAAGTCAAGGAACGCACCGGTGAAGGCCGTGCGGGGTCTGCTGCCCTTGCCGCTGCCGAAGCCGCTCTCCTTTTGAGCGGTGAACTTGCAAACGACAACGCCTACTTTGTGGCGGCAGACGGTTCTGTCTCGGCAAAGACGGCTGAATCGGCAAATCTCAAGAAAATTTTGGTTATCTCTTATGCGACGGGCGGTTCTTACAGCGCAGTCGTGTTCGGAAAATAG
- a CDS encoding patatin family protein: MKTGLVLEGGSRQTMFSAGVIDTWLDEGIDFNYVAGVSAGAHAAVNFITRQQGRLRFIVLPTRLQKGKKWASKFIGIQKEFHALNYLAADGEMPLDFEAYRNSKIECEIGLTCCETGRAEFKSEKNDKKRLLDLISASCALPMIFPMAELDGKHYADGCITAAIPFERAFEKGCDKVVAISTHYPGEAVTDFRKYRAILNPMYKRKYPDLFRALMIRLKRYEKMFVRMEKLEKEGKLFLIRPIIDLCDQFDTNMDKMNESYEHGVEMAKRSLDDLKAFLEI; this comes from the coding sequence ATGAAGACGGGGTTGGTGTTAGAGGGCGGTTCTCGTCAGACCATGTTCAGTGCAGGCGTGATTGACACCTGGCTCGACGAAGGGATTGATTTTAATTACGTGGCAGGTGTTTCTGCCGGAGCCCATGCGGCGGTGAACTTCATTACGCGCCAGCAGGGCCGCTTGCGTTTTATTGTGCTCCCGACTCGTTTGCAGAAAGGCAAAAAGTGGGCGAGCAAGTTCATCGGAATCCAAAAGGAATTCCATGCTTTGAACTATCTGGCTGCCGATGGCGAAATGCCGCTTGATTTTGAAGCGTACCGTAATTCCAAAATCGAATGCGAAATCGGACTAACCTGTTGCGAAACGGGACGCGCCGAATTCAAGAGTGAAAAGAACGACAAGAAGCGCTTGCTGGACTTGATCAGCGCCAGTTGCGCCTTGCCCATGATTTTCCCGATGGCGGAACTCGACGGCAAGCATTATGCCGACGGTTGCATTACCGCCGCAATACCGTTCGAGCGTGCGTTTGAAAAGGGCTGCGACAAGGTGGTAGCCATTTCGACCCATTATCCGGGCGAAGCGGTGACGGATTTCCGCAAGTACCGTGCGATTCTGAACCCGATGTACAAGCGCAAGTACCCGGATTTGTTCCGTGCGCTCATGATTCGCCTGAAACGCTACGAAAAAATGTTCGTACGCATGGAAAAACTGGAAAAAGAGGGCAAACTCTTCTTAATTCGCCCCATTATCGACTTGTGCGACCAGTTCGATACCAACATGGACAAGATGAATGAGTCCTATGAACATGGCGTTGAGATGGCAAAACGTAGCCTGGATGACCTCAAGGCGTTTTTAGAAATATAA
- the gpmI gene encoding 2,3-bisphosphoglycerate-independent phosphoglycerate mutase yields the protein MLKKLSNFPGIKGPVVTIVMDGFGITDKVEGNAIKAARTPTLDNLFKMYPNVLLKAHGRAVGMPTNEDMGNSEVGHNAIGAGQVYNQGAALVQDAIVSGDIFGRDAWKEIAGNAREKNTVLHFIGLFSDGNVHSNISHLKAMVAQAKKEGLKKVRVHILLDGRDVPETSALDYVGPFEKFLDELRSPEFDVCIASGGGRMQITMDRYNANWKMVELGWKTHVLGEGRMFDNATQAIETLRGETKAIDQDLPPFVIAKDGQPVGTINDGDSVVFFNFRGDRAIEITRAFEEESFNEFDRKRFPHVCYAGMLQYDGDLKLPNRFLVPPPAIKETSGEWLAETGVKQFACSETQKYGHVTYFWNGNRSSKFDGETYLEIESDVVPFEQRPWMKAAEITDAMIEALKSGKYQTLRCNFPNGDMVGHTGSFRAATMAIEAVDIGLARLLPVIDALGGVAIITADHGNADEMYEIDKKTGMPKVNKDGTFKAKTSHTLNKVPCILYDNVTGGKLGLKEGDWGLSNIAATTANLLGLEKHEAWDDSMLIIK from the coding sequence ATGCTCAAGAAACTTTCCAACTTCCCCGGCATCAAGGGACCGGTCGTAACCATCGTGATGGATGGTTTTGGTATCACCGATAAAGTCGAAGGCAACGCCATCAAGGCCGCCCGCACCCCGACTCTCGACAACCTCTTCAAGATGTACCCGAACGTGCTCCTGAAGGCTCACGGCCGCGCCGTGGGTATGCCGACCAATGAAGACATGGGTAACTCCGAAGTGGGCCACAACGCCATCGGTGCTGGCCAGGTGTACAACCAAGGTGCCGCCCTCGTGCAGGACGCCATCGTCTCCGGCGACATCTTCGGCCGCGACGCTTGGAAGGAAATCGCCGGCAACGCCCGCGAAAAGAACACCGTCCTCCACTTCATCGGTCTCTTCAGCGACGGTAACGTTCACTCCAACATTTCTCACCTGAAGGCCATGGTTGCCCAGGCCAAGAAGGAAGGCCTCAAGAAGGTCCGCGTGCACATCCTCCTCGACGGTCGTGACGTGCCGGAAACTTCCGCTCTCGATTACGTTGGCCCGTTCGAAAAGTTCCTCGACGAACTCCGCTCTCCGGAATTCGACGTTTGCATTGCTAGCGGCGGTGGCCGTATGCAGATCACCATGGACCGTTACAACGCTAACTGGAAGATGGTGGAACTCGGCTGGAAGACCCACGTGCTCGGCGAAGGCCGTATGTTCGACAACGCTACGCAGGCTATCGAAACTCTCCGTGGCGAAACCAAGGCTATTGACCAGGATCTCCCGCCGTTCGTGATTGCTAAGGACGGCCAGCCGGTGGGTACCATCAACGACGGCGACTCCGTGGTATTCTTCAACTTCCGTGGCGACCGCGCCATCGAAATCACCCGCGCCTTCGAAGAAGAATCCTTCAATGAATTTGACCGCAAGCGCTTCCCGCACGTCTGCTACGCTGGCATGCTCCAGTACGACGGCGACCTCAAGCTCCCGAACCGCTTCCTCGTTCCGCCTCCGGCCATCAAGGAAACTAGCGGCGAATGGCTCGCTGAAACGGGCGTCAAGCAGTTCGCTTGCTCCGAAACGCAGAAGTACGGCCACGTGACCTATTTCTGGAATGGTAACCGTTCCAGCAAGTTCGACGGCGAAACCTACCTCGAAATTGAATCTGACGTTGTTCCGTTCGAACAGCGCCCGTGGATGAAGGCTGCCGAAATCACCGACGCCATGATCGAAGCCTTGAAGAGCGGCAAGTACCAGACTCTCCGCTGCAACTTCCCGAACGGCGACATGGTGGGCCACACCGGCTCCTTCCGCGCTGCTACGATGGCTATCGAAGCTGTGGACATCGGCCTCGCCCGTTTGCTCCCGGTGATTGACGCTCTCGGTGGTGTTGCTATCATCACGGCTGACCACGGTAACGCCGACGAAATGTACGAAATCGACAAGAAGACCGGCATGCCGAAGGTCAACAAGGACGGTACGTTCAAGGCCAAGACGAGCCACACGCTCAACAAGGTTCCTTGCATCCTTTACGATAACGTAACGGGCGGCAAGCTCGGCCTCAAGGAAGGCGACTGGGGTCTTTCCAACATCGCTGCAACGACCGCGAACCTCCTCGGCTTGGAGAAACATGAAGCCTGGGACGACTCGATGCTCATCATCAAGTAA
- a CDS encoding SDR family NAD(P)-dependent oxidoreductase, protein MKVALVTGASKGIGKACALRLARDGYTVVVNYSSSDEAAQQTLDQIKAEGGDGMIYKANVADLSQVKVMIREVFKAYGRIDVLVNNAGIVRDEYLMMMNPETLDKCFDLNVKGYFYCAQQVAVKMYKQKSGVIINMSSVSSKFALAGQAVYSATKGAVNSLTQTLAKELGGFGIRVNAVAPGFIATEMIEAIPEETRKGYLEKIPLKRFGSADEVANIVSALASDQFAYVTGQVFVLDGGLSL, encoded by the coding sequence ATGAAAGTAGCTTTGGTAACAGGTGCATCTAAGGGAATCGGCAAGGCTTGTGCCTTGCGCCTTGCTCGCGATGGCTATACTGTCGTGGTGAACTACTCCAGTTCCGATGAGGCTGCCCAGCAGACTTTGGACCAGATTAAGGCCGAAGGTGGCGACGGCATGATTTACAAGGCGAATGTCGCCGACCTTTCTCAGGTGAAAGTCATGATCCGCGAAGTCTTCAAGGCATACGGTCGCATTGACGTGCTCGTGAACAACGCCGGTATCGTTCGCGACGAATACCTGATGATGATGAATCCCGAAACCTTGGACAAGTGCTTCGACCTGAACGTGAAGGGTTATTTCTACTGCGCACAGCAGGTGGCCGTGAAGATGTACAAGCAGAAGTCCGGCGTGATCATTAACATGAGCTCCGTTTCTTCGAAGTTCGCTCTCGCAGGCCAGGCTGTTTACAGCGCCACGAAGGGCGCCGTGAATTCCCTGACGCAGACGCTTGCCAAGGAACTCGGCGGTTTCGGTATCCGCGTGAATGCCGTGGCTCCGGGCTTTATCGCTACCGAAATGATCGAAGCGATTCCTGAAGAAACCCGCAAGGGCTACCTCGAAAAGATTCCTCTAAAGCGTTTTGGTTCTGCCGACGAAGTCGCCAACATTGTTTCTGCCTTGGCTTCTGACCAGTTCGCCTATGTGACTGGCCAGGTGTTCGTGCTCGATGGAGGTCTTTCTCTATGA
- a CDS encoding 1-acyl-sn-glycerol-3-phosphate acyltransferase — protein MRLFMVVVIYTVRVYLLVWYRPKVTFVGNTVKSPRLKTPSVIIANHTSMWDPLMMLAIFFHHKSIVVAKDQIEDPHFSWALTRVKCVIPCDRFNMDTEWALLAKRELEKGNNVIIFPEGKCRYDGLLNEFKTGFAFLARSTGAPVLSVGIDGIYKRGHRTQIVVSEPEKIERVKGIPSSKHLAERSEYFRQKVWGLKQQALGVTNAPELPVAAETPEEVQA, from the coding sequence ATGCGGCTCTTTATGGTGGTAGTCATCTACACCGTGCGCGTCTATTTGCTTGTTTGGTACCGCCCGAAGGTGACCTTTGTCGGTAACACGGTAAAGTCTCCGCGCTTGAAGACGCCCTCGGTGATTATTGCAAACCATACGAGTATGTGGGATCCCCTCATGATGCTCGCTATCTTTTTCCATCACAAAAGCATCGTGGTGGCTAAAGACCAGATTGAAGACCCGCATTTTAGTTGGGCGCTGACCCGCGTGAAGTGCGTGATTCCTTGCGACCGCTTTAACATGGACACCGAATGGGCCTTGCTTGCCAAACGTGAACTGGAAAAGGGAAACAACGTCATTATTTTCCCTGAAGGCAAGTGCCGCTATGACGGCTTGTTGAACGAATTCAAGACGGGTTTTGCGTTCCTTGCCCGCAGTACCGGCGCGCCAGTGCTTTCGGTGGGAATCGACGGCATTTATAAGCGAGGCCATCGCACGCAGATTGTAGTGAGCGAACCCGAAAAGATTGAACGCGTGAAGGGTATTCCTTCTTCAAAGCACTTGGCCGAACGCAGCGAATACTTCCGACAGAAAGTCTGGGGTCTCAAGCAACAGGCGCTTGGCGTCACTAATGCGCCGGAGCTCCCGGTCGCGGCTGAAACGCCCGAAGAGGTGCAGGCATGA
- a CDS encoding acyl carrier protein, with amino-acid sequence MNEMKEKLKAFFMSDLGVDGDVLQFDTPLFGEEIGLDSVDSLEIISFVDSNFGVSMTGVAKENFQSIDTIAAYIEAHKA; translated from the coding sequence ATGAACGAAATGAAAGAAAAACTCAAGGCCTTCTTTATGTCTGATCTCGGTGTTGATGGCGACGTGCTTCAGTTTGACACTCCGCTTTTCGGTGAAGAAATTGGCCTGGATTCTGTGGATTCCCTTGAAATCATCTCCTTCGTTGACAGCAACTTCGGCGTGTCCATGACTGGCGTTGCCAAGGAAAACTTCCAGAGCATCGATACGATCGCTGCTTACATCGAAGCTCATAAGGCCTAA
- the uvrB gene encoding excinuclease ABC subunit UvrB, with amino-acid sequence MARARKTITPDPYAKPIAKPLPPEKSLPGHLKQFQSPTRANFELVSPYGAAGDQPKAIKELTEGFKHGEQFQTLLGVTGSGKTFTMANVIKNVGKPTLILTHNKTLAAQLYQEFKAFFPHNAVEYFVSYYDYFQPEAYIPHTDTFIEKDASINDEIDKLRLRATANLLTRRDVIIVASVSCIYGLGSPSEYFDLMVRIKKGDVYDRDKILHDLVRIQYTRNDFSLERGSFRVHGDVIEIHPSYDEEGLRIELFGDEVDRLVRFNIITGEVTQEMDEMTIAPAKHFVTKEEGRAGILQRMQMELTDRLAELDKEGKVLESARLSSRTRYDMEMIRETGMCSGIENYSRIIENRAPGTRPFTLIDYFGDDWLLMIDESHVSIPQVGGMAEGDKSRKTTLVQYGFRLPCALDNRPMNFAEFEYMYPKQVLFVSATPGDYELTKTGGVVTEQINRPTGLLDPKIEMFPIKGQMDVLLYRIEEVVKNGDRVLVTTLTKKMAQDLTDFFVEAGIRARYLHSDIKTLERHELIRGLRTGEFDVLVGINLLREGLDLPEVSMVAILDADKEGFLRNYRSLIQTMGRASRNVNGTVLLFADNMTDSLDKAITETARRRSVQEEFNKEHGITPKSVTRKLEDDLRINDPLGDIGDDSVDEDWEDDGNGIRPMEPLQPSSKTKKKGARGSKRAENAKLLEQTSDSSKLEDLERQMKEAAARLDFEEAARLRDIIRGME; translated from the coding sequence ATGGCTCGCGCACGCAAGACAATTACACCCGACCCGTATGCGAAACCGATAGCGAAACCGCTACCGCCCGAAAAGAGTTTGCCGGGTCACCTCAAGCAGTTCCAGTCGCCGACGCGCGCAAACTTTGAACTGGTGAGCCCTTACGGGGCAGCGGGCGACCAGCCGAAGGCCATCAAAGAATTAACGGAAGGATTCAAGCACGGCGAACAGTTCCAGACATTGCTTGGCGTCACGGGTTCCGGCAAGACTTTCACGATGGCGAACGTCATCAAGAACGTGGGCAAGCCAACGCTGATTTTGACCCACAACAAGACGCTTGCAGCCCAGCTCTACCAGGAATTCAAGGCTTTCTTCCCGCACAACGCGGTAGAATATTTCGTGAGCTATTACGACTACTTCCAGCCCGAAGCCTATATTCCGCACACGGATACCTTTATTGAAAAAGACGCCAGCATCAACGACGAAATCGACAAGCTCCGCCTGCGCGCCACCGCGAACCTTTTGACCCGCCGCGACGTAATTATCGTCGCTTCCGTCAGCTGCATTTACGGTTTGGGAAGCCCGAGCGAATATTTCGATCTGATGGTTCGCATCAAGAAGGGTGACGTTTACGACCGCGACAAGATTCTCCACGACCTGGTGCGCATTCAATACACGAGAAACGATTTCAGTCTGGAGCGCGGTTCTTTCCGCGTGCACGGCGACGTGATCGAGATTCACCCGAGCTACGACGAAGAGGGCTTACGCATCGAGCTTTTCGGCGATGAAGTCGACAGGCTCGTTCGCTTCAACATCATTACCGGCGAAGTCACTCAGGAAATGGACGAAATGACCATCGCTCCGGCAAAGCACTTCGTGACCAAGGAAGAAGGTCGCGCAGGCATTCTGCAGCGCATGCAGATGGAACTCACCGACCGCCTCGCGGAACTCGACAAGGAAGGCAAGGTGCTGGAATCGGCCCGTCTCAGCAGCCGCACCCGCTACGACATGGAAATGATCCGCGAAACCGGCATGTGCAGCGGCATCGAAAACTACTCCCGCATTATCGAAAACCGCGCCCCGGGTACGCGCCCCTTCACGCTTATCGACTACTTTGGCGATGACTGGCTTTTGATGATTGACGAATCCCACGTGAGCATTCCGCAGGTGGGCGGCATGGCCGAGGGCGATAAGAGCCGCAAGACCACGCTGGTGCAGTACGGTTTCCGCCTGCCTTGCGCGTTGGACAACCGCCCCATGAACTTCGCCGAATTCGAGTACATGTACCCGAAGCAGGTGCTCTTTGTGAGCGCCACCCCCGGCGATTACGAACTTACCAAGACGGGCGGCGTCGTTACCGAACAAATTAACAGGCCCACCGGACTTTTGGACCCGAAAATCGAGATGTTCCCCATCAAGGGCCAGATGGACGTGCTCCTGTACCGCATCGAGGAAGTCGTCAAGAACGGCGACCGCGTACTGGTCACGACACTCACCAAGAAAATGGCGCAGGACCTCACCGACTTTTTCGTGGAAGCGGGAATCCGCGCGCGCTACCTGCACAGCGATATCAAGACGCTGGAACGCCACGAACTGATTCGCGGACTCCGCACCGGTGAATTCGACGTGCTGGTGGGTATCAACCTGCTGCGCGAAGGCCTGGACCTGCCCGAAGTGAGCATGGTCGCGATCCTCGACGCCGACAAGGAAGGATTTCTGCGCAACTACCGCAGCTTAATCCAGACGATGGGCCGCGCAAGCCGCAACGTGAACGGCACGGTGCTTTTGTTCGCGGACAACATGACCGACAGCCTCGACAAGGCCATCACCGAAACCGCCCGCCGTCGCAGCGTTCAGGAAGAATTCAACAAGGAACATGGAATCACCCCGAAGTCCGTGACCCGCAAGCTGGAAGACGACCTGAGAATCAACGACCCGCTCGGCGATATCGGCGACGATTCCGTCGACGAGGACTGGGAAGACGATGGCAACGGCATCCGCCCCATGGAACCGCTACAGCCTTCGAGCAAGACGAAGAAGAAGGGCGCACGTGGTTCAAAACGCGCTGAAAACGCCAAACTGCTGGAACAGACATCCGATTCGTCCAAGCTCGAAGACCTGGAACGTCAAATGAAAGAGGCTGCCGCACGCCTCGATTTCGAGGAAGCGGCGCGGCTTCGCGACATTATCCGCGGTATGGAATAG